The following are from one region of the Numenius arquata chromosome 23, bNumArq3.hap1.1, whole genome shotgun sequence genome:
- the CNTNAP1 gene encoding contactin-associated protein 1 — protein sequence MGARRLLGLLLAACTGLLSPGPGCLARPCYDELVAPLYSSSIGASSRYNIFYSASFARLHSTSGWSPDPQDKQPWLQIDLMQKHRINAVATQGTFNTYDWLTRYIVLFADHPTSWKPFFQQGSNWTFFGNVNESGVVRHDLHYPILARYIRIIPVAWNPRGKIGLRLGLYGCPYRSHVLYFDGDDAISYRFRAKRISTLEDDISFNFKTLEQDGVLMHGEGSQGDYITVELKQAQLYLHISLGSSPLHATEGHTTVMVGSLLDDQHWHSLHIERFGHHVNLTLDGEVKRFRCRGTFDQLDLDTELFFGGVIDQDKQHLTYRQNFRGCVENIIFNGVNIADLARHRRPNIRFEGSVGHYCQDQLNNPITFAGINNYVRVPGIPRRNRLAVSFRFRSWDTAGLLLYTSFADRLGSLEVVLSEGQINVTITQPGKKKLEFAAGHRLNDGFWHSVQLVARDGSAVVTIDDDDGAEFRVAHPFQLRTGSQYFFGGCPKPASVTGCRSNQTAFHGCLQMLNVDMQPVDVELLVLHRLAQYFNVYFNVCGITDRCTPNLCEHDGRCIQSWDDFMCICDLTGYKGETCHKSLYKESCDAYRVSGKTSGNYTIDPDGSGPLKPFTVYCDIREDRAWTIIRHNRHYATRVTGSSVDQPYLGAVEYWNASWAEVSALANASEYCEQRIELHCYSSRLLNTPSGLPFSFWMGRHDERHYYWGGSRPGIQRCACGLDKNCADPKYFCNCDADHALWRTDKGLLTFVDHLPVTQVVVGDTNRSGSEAQFLLGPLRCYGDRNTWNTISFNRGAALLFPTFQANHSLDISFYFKTTAPSGVFLENPGTRNYIRVELNTTRDVVFAYDIGNGDENLTVRSVVPWNDDEWHQVKAELNVKLARLRVDKLPWVVRPAPPQSFVRLDFDRPLYVGAAEHKMRPFLGCLRALRMNGVTLNLEGKANETEGVRVNCTGHCQDPPVPCQNSGLCVERYSHYSCNCSISAFDGPFCNHDIGGYFEEGTWIRYNILPMSLYAAREFASIISSPWEPLPGYNLTSEEVSFSFSTTSAPAVLLYVSSFVKDYMAVLIKDDGSLQLRYQLGTSPYVFALTTKPVTDGRPHRVNITRLHRTLYTQVDYLPVMEQQFSLFVDSKLDSPKNLYLGRVMETGVIDPEIQRYNTPGFSGCLSGVKFNTLVPLKAIFRPTSPVRPYSIRGELVESSCASMLPLTTILIPPEMDPWYMGTEFPHVHDDGWIGIIIGFVTFLLLLIGGVLVLLYFYYHRYKGSYHTNEPKAIQDYGSAAKPLSTRKDQNLPQILEEPKAD from the exons ATGGGCGCTCGCCGCCTCCTCGGGCTCCTGCTCGCCGCCTGCACCGGCCTCCTgagccccggccccggctgccTCGCAC GACCCTGCTACGATGAGCTCGTTGCTCCCCTCTACTCCTCGTCCATCGGGGCCTCCTCCAGATACAACATCTTCTACTCGGCCAGCTTTGCCCGGCTGCACA GCACCAGTGGCTGGTCCCCCGACCCCCAGGACAAACAGCCCTGGCTCCAGATCGACCTGATGCAGAAGCACCGGATCAATGCGGTGGCCACGCAGGGGACCTTCAACACCTACGACTGGCTGACGCGCTACATCGTGCTCTTTGCAGACCACCCCACCAGCTGGAAACCCTTCTTCCAGCAGGGCAGCAACTGG ACGTTCTTTGGGAACGTGAACGAGAGCGGGGTGGTGCGGCACGACCTGCACTACCCCATCCTTGCACGCTACATCCGCATCATCCCAGTGGCCTGGAACCCGCGGGGGAAGATCGGGCTGCGCCTGGGCCTCTATGGCTGCCCCTACC ggtCCCATGTGCTCTACTTCGACGGGGATGATGCCATCTCCTACCGCTTCCGGGCCAAGAGGATCAGCACCCTCGAGGATGACATCTCCTTCAACTTCAAGACGCTGGAGCAGGATGGGGTGCTGATGCACGGGGAGGGCTCGCAGGGTGACTACATCACAGTGGAGCTCAAGCAGGCCCAGCTCTACCTGCACATCAGCTTAG GCAGCAGCCCGCTGCATGCCACTGAGGGCCACACGACGGTGATGGTGGGCAGCCTCCTGGACGACCAGCACTGGCACTCGCTGCACATCGAGCGCTTTGGCCACCACGTCAACCTGACGCTGGATGGGGAGGTGAAACGCTTCCGCTGCCGCGGCACCTTCGACCAGCTTGACCTCGACACCGAG ctctTCTTCGGGGGGGTGATCGACCAGGACAAGCAGCACCTCACCTACCGGCAAAACTTCCGGGGCTGCGTGGAGAACATCATCTTCAACGGGGTCAACATCGCTGACCTGGCCCGGCACCGGAGACCCAACATCCGCTTCGAG GGCAGCGTGGGCCACTACTGCCAGGAccagctgaacaaccccatcacCTTTGCTGGCATCAACAACTATGTGCGGGTGCCGGGGATCCCGCGGAGGAACCGCCTGGCCGTCAGCTTCCGCTTCCGCTCCTGGGACACCGCCGGGCTCCTGCTCTACACCAGCTTTGCCGACCGCCTAGGCTCCCTGGAGGTGGTGCTGAGCGAGGGGCAGATCAATGTCACCATCACCCAACCCGGCAAAAAGAAGCTGGAGTTTGCCGCAG GGCATCGCCTGAACGATGGCTTCTGGCACTCGGTGCAGCTGGTGGCACGGGACGGCTCAGCCGTGGTGAccattgatgatgatgatggcgCTGAATTTCGGGTGGCGCACCCCTTCCAGCTCCGCACCGGCAGCCAGTACTTCTTTGGAG GCTGCCCCAAACCAGCCTCGGTCACTGGCTGCCGGTCAAATCAGACGGCCTTCCACGGCTGCCTGCAGATGCTGAACGTGGACATGCAGCCCGTGGAtgtggagctgctggtgctgcaccGGCTGGCGCAGTACTTCAACGTGTACTTCAACGTCTGTGGCATCACGGACAG GTGCACCCCCAACCTATGCGAGCACGACGGCCGCTGCATCCAGTCCTGGGACGACTTCATGTGCATCTGTGACCTGACGGGGTACAAGGGGGAGACCTGCCACAAAT cccTTTACAAGGAGTCGTGCGACGCTTACCGGGTCAGCGGGAAAACCTCAGGGAACTACACCATCGACCCGGACGGCAGCGGGCCGCTCAAGCCCTTCACCGTGTACTGTGACATCCgag agGACAGAGCATGGACCATCATCCGGCACAACCGCCACTACGCTACACGGGTGACAGGCTCCAGTGTGGACCAGCCCTACCTGGGGGCCGTGGAGTACTGGAACGCCTCGTGGGCCGAGGTCTCGGCACTGGCAAACGCCTCCGAGTACTGCGAGCAGCGCATCGAGCTCCACTGCTACAGCTCCCGCCTGCTCAACACCCCCT CCGGGCTGCCTTTCAGCTTCTGGATGGGCCGGCATGACGAGCGGCACTACTACTGGGGGGGCTCGCGGCCAGGCATCCAGCGCTGCGCCTGCGGGCTGGACAAGAACTGCGCCGACCCCAAGTACTTCTGCAACTGTGATGCCGACCACGCACTGTG GAGGACAGACAAGGGTCTGCTGACCTTCGTGGACCACCTGCCCGTCACCCAGGTTGTGGTGGGAGACACCAACCGCTCCGGCTCTGAAGCCCAGTTCCTGCTGGGGCCTCTGCGCTGCTATGGAGACC gCAACACCTGGAACACCATCTCCTTCAACAGGGGCGCAgccctgctcttccccacctTCCAGGCCAACCACAGCCTCGACATCTCCTTCTACTTCAAGACCACCGCCCCCTCCGGTGTCTTCCTGGAGAACCCCGGCACCCGAAACTACATCCGCGTTGAGCTCAACA CCACCAGGGACGTGGTGTTTGCCTATGACATCGGGAACGGGGATGAGAACCTGACAGTGCGGTCGGTGGTGCCCTGGAACGACGACGAGTGGCACCAGGTGAAGGCTGAGCTCAACGTCAAGCTGGCGCGGCTGCGGGTGGACAAGCTGCCCTGGGTGGTACGGCCAGCCCCCCCGCAGAGCTTTGTCCGCCTGGACTTCGACAGGCCCCTCTACGTCG GCGCGGCGGAGCACAAGATGCGCCCGTTCCTGGGGTGCCTGCGGGCGCTGCGGATGAACGGGGTGACCCTCAACCTGGAGGGCAAGGCCAACGAGACAGAGGGCGTTCGGGTCAACTGCACCGGCCACTGCCAGGACCCGCCGGTGCCTTGCCAGAACAGCGGGCTCTGTGTCGAGCGCTACAGCCATTACAGCTGCAACTGCAGCATCTCCGCCTTCGATGGGCCTTTCTGCAACCACG ACATTGGCGGATACTTCGAGGAGGGCACCTGGATACGGTACAACATCCTGCCCATGTCGCTCTACGCCGCCCGCGAGTTCGCCAGCATCATCAGCAGCCCCTGGGAGCCCCTGCCCGGCTACAACCTCACCAGCGAGGAGGTCAGCTTCAGCTTCAGCACCACCTCAgcgcctgctgtgctgctctacGTCAGCTCCTTCGTCAAGGACTACATGGCCGTGCTCATCAAGGATGATG GGAGCCTGCAGCTGCGCTACCAGCTGGGCACCAGCCCCTACGTCTtcgccctcaccaccaaaccggTGACAGATGGGAGGCCCCACCGCGTCAACATCACCCGCCTGCACCGCACGCTGTACACCCAG GTGGACTATCTGCCTGTGATGGAGCAGCAGTTCTCCCTGTTTGTGGACAGCAAGCTGGACTCCCCCAAAAACCTGTACCTGGGGCGCGTGATGG AGACCGGCGTGATCGACCCCGAGATCCAGCGCTACAACACGCCCGGCTTCTCAGGCTGCCTCTCAGGGGTGAAGTTCAACACCCTCGTCCCCCTCAAAGCCATCTTCCGCCCCACCAGCCCCGTGCGGCCCTACAGCATCCGGGGGGAGCTGGTGGAGTCGAGCTGCGCCTCCATGCTCCCCCTCACCACCATCCTCATCCCCCCCGAGATGGACCCCTGGTACATGGGCACAG AGTTCCCCCACGTGCATGACGACGGCTGGATCGGGATCATCATCGGGT TTGTGaccttcctgctcctgctgatCGGGGGAGTGCTGGTGCTGCTGTATTTCTACTACCACCGCTACAAGGGCTCCTACCACACCAACGAGCCCAAGGCCATCCAGGACTACGGCAGCGCTGCCAAACCGCTCTCGACGCGCAAGGACCAGAACCTGCCCCAGATCCTGGAGGAGCCCAAAGCGGActag